From the genome of Helicobacter pylori, one region includes:
- the ybeY gene encoding rRNA maturation RNase YbeY, whose amino-acid sequence MLEIDNQTPLESDFLLLEKIANFLAPTQIIELILVSGETMREINRDLRDCDYATDVLSFPLEVVPHAPLGSVVINMPLAQENALKLGHRLEDEIALLFIHGVLHLLGYDHEKDKGEQRQKESELIKAFNLPLSLIERIQDQF is encoded by the coding sequence ATGCTAGAAATAGACAACCAAACTCCGCTAGAATCAGACTTTTTATTATTAGAAAAAATCGCAAATTTTTTAGCCCCCACTCAAATCATTGAGCTTATTTTAGTGAGCGGTGAAACCATGCGAGAGATCAACAGGGATTTAAGGGATTGCGATTACGCTACCGATGTTTTGAGCTTCCCTTTAGAGGTTGTTCCTCACGCCCCTTTAGGGAGCGTGGTTATTAACATGCCATTAGCTCAAGAAAACGCCCTGAAATTAGGGCATAGATTAGAAGATGAGATCGCTCTTTTATTCATCCATGGGGTGTTGCATTTGTTAGGCTATGACCATGAAAAGGATAAGGGCGAGCAACGCCAAAAAGAGAGCGAACTCATTAAAGCGTTTAACTTGCCTTTGAGTTTGATTGAACGGATACAGG
- a CDS encoding flavodoxin, translated as MGKIGIFFGTDSGNAEAIAEKISKAIGNAEVVDVAKASKEQFDSFTKVILVAPTAGAGDLQTDWEDFLGTLEASDFANKTIGLVGLGDQDTYSETFAEGIFHIYEKAKAGKVVGQTPTDGYHFEASKAVEGGKFVGLVIDEDNQDDLTDERISKWVEQIKGSFA; from the coding sequence ATTGGTATCTTTTTTGGGACAGACAGCGGAAACGCTGAAGCTATCGCTGAAAAAATCAGCAAGGCTATTGGTAATGCCGAAGTGGTTGATGTGGCTAAGGCTTCTAAAGAGCAATTTGATAGCTTTACAAAGGTTATTCTAGTCGCTCCAACAGCCGGTGCGGGCGATTTGCAAACAGATTGGGAAGACTTTTTAGGCACATTGGAAGCGAGCGATTTTGCGAATAAAACCATTGGGCTTGTAGGCTTGGGCGATCAAGACACTTACAGCGAAACTTTTGCGGAAGGCATTTTCCACATCTATGAAAAAGCTAAAGCCGGTAAAGTGGTAGGGCAAACTCCCACTGATGGTTATCATTTTGAAGCTTCTAAAGCGGTAGAAGGCGGTAAATTTGTCGGTCTCGTGATTGATGAAGACAATCAAGACGATTTGACGGATGAGAGGATTTCAAAATGGGTGGAACAAATTAAAGGTTCTTTCGCTTAA